In the genome of Populus alba chromosome 11, ASM523922v2, whole genome shotgun sequence, one region contains:
- the LOC118031606 gene encoding purine permease 1: protein MDTELGNKNEPDQHQNKKRTKAFLVFLNCMLMAVGQVAGPLLVRIYYLHGGKSNWLGAWLLTAGFPILIIPIAISYMRARARAQAGRLLVTPWLFSASVILGLLLGLDSYLYSFGMSYLPVSVSSILGSSQLAFTAIFAYIVVKHKFTHYSINAVVLMTFGSVILGFHMNGDRPRGESKGKYILGFFMTIGGAALHGFLMPALEFTYLKAGKAITFDLVLQVQFLISMFATLFCSIPMIINKDFKANPKRQQSLVLVKQSTTPYY, encoded by the exons ATGGACACAGAGCTAGGAAACAAGAATGAACCAGACCAGCATCAGAACAAGAAGCGGACGAAGGCATTTCTGGTATTTTTAAACTGCATGTTAATGGCAGTTGGTCAAGTCGCAGGTCCATTGCTTGTGAGGATTTACTATTTGCATGGAGGAAAGAGTAATTGGCTCGGTGCCTGGCTACTTACAGCTGGTTTCCCTATCTTGATCATCCCAATAGCCATATCTTACATGAGAGCTAGAGCTAGAGCACAGGCCGGTAGATTATTGGTCACACCATGGCTTTTTTCTGCTAGTGTAATCTTGGGACTCCTTCTTGGCCTTGATAGCTATCTTTACTCCTTTGGCATGTCATATCTCCCTGTTTCTGTTTCTTCCATTCTTGGTTCTAGTCAATTGGCCTTCACTGCAATTTTTGCATATATAGTTGTCAAGCATAAGTTCACGCATTACTCGATAAATGCGGTGGTTTTGATGACTTTCGGGTCTGTTATTCTTGGTTTTCATATGAATGGAGATAGACCCCGTGGCGAGTCTAAAGGAAAATATATTCTGGGTTTCTTCATGACTATTGGTGGTGCAGCTCTTCACGGGTTTCTAATGCCTGCTTTGGAGTTTACTTACTTGAAGGCTGGCAAGGCCATCACCTTTGACCTTGTCCTGCAAGTTCAGTTCCTTATATCAATGTTTGCTACTCTATTTTGCTCTATCCCCATGATTATCAACAAGGACTTTAAG GCTAATCCAAAGAGGCAGCAGAGTTTGGTCTTGGTGAAACAAAGTACTACACCATACTATTAA